One genomic window of Solanum dulcamara chromosome 10, daSolDulc1.2, whole genome shotgun sequence includes the following:
- the LOC129905003 gene encoding probable WRKY transcription factor 2 codes for MGGFDHHVANIGDWIPPSPSPSSRAFFSSSLLADDFGGWQPHMEETNESTCRNFVVEPQEYVTWCNSDGKDGAGTGATTDQTVKSNAPSEQEMSSRGGLMERMVARAGFNVPRLNTDGLRPLVMSQNQEVKSPYLSIAAGLSPSILLYSPVLLYNPLVYPSPTTGLLPCATGDESNNLMLTTGAANKRKEIAFGSNISSSLSFNSIMETGRVNPSCQIEVSVHPNNSLQPQSTEATQNERICHETTDFPVLSTEEDVRGSDMIPEVRTINVAGDSMEHSSFLDEKQDEGTDGDASVEDGYNWRKYGQNQVKGSEYSRSYYTCTHPNCLVKKEIGRYHKGHVMEIIYNGAHNHPKPLPNRISALGSSNSFGNMQLDNVDPTGTGVNGELALETIQQGHIAGGLEGKNDNLDETTLADLHSEYCRGSTTLHSNQLESADVVDISSTFSNDEDDRGTRGSASLGCDGERDESESKIRKIELDETDTSGASKPIKEPRVVVQTISEIDIIDDGYRWRKYGQKMVKGNPYPRSYYKCTNPGCNIRKHIERAPSDLKSVITTYDGKHNHDAPIERKSSQASSGISKSRSNPKTTNAKGHVGRPEPTQTKNTRKRYGRAPPFGSFGPTSGFNSSETNQQQGLTGLAMTRFNSDQHQFSVPVNPHTRWPQPVNDAGFVLPEGEPMPDPSLNYSNASSTYQEVMNGLPPGPQM; via the exons ATGGGGGGGTTCGATCATCATGTTGCAAACATTGGAGATTGGATACCACCTAGCCCGAGCCCGAGCTCAAGAGCATTCTTCTCTTCTTCACTGCTAGCTGATGATTTTGGAGGATGGCAACCTCATATGGAGGAAACTAATGAAAGTACATGCAGAAACTTTGTTGTCGAGCCTCAAGAGTATGTCACCTGGTGCAACTCCGATGGAAAGGATGGGGCAGGAACTGGTGCAACGACTGATCAAACAGTCAAATCGAATGCACCATCAGAGCAGGAAATGAGTTCTCGTGGAGGGCTCATGGAAAGAATGGTAGCTAGAGCTGGATTTAACGTCCCGAGGTTGAATACAGATGGACTTAGACCTCTTGTTATGTCACAGAATCAAGAAGTTAAGTCTCCTTATTTGAGTATTGCTGCTGGTCTCAGTCCATCAATCCTCTTATATTCACCTGTTTTGCTCTATAATCCGCTG GTTTATCCATCTCCTACAACTGGACTATTACCATGTGCCACAGGCGACGAGAGTAACAACCTTATGTTGACGACTGGAGCTGCAAATAAGAGGAAAGAGATTGCTTTTGGGAGCAACATTTCATCCTCCTTATCTTTCAATTCAATTATGGAGACTGGCAGA GTAAATCCGTCTTGTCAAATTGAGGTTTCAGTTCATCCAAACAACTCTCTTCAGCCTCAGAGTACGGAAGCAACTCAAAATGAACGTATATGTCATGAAACAACTGATTTCCCTGTGTTGTCTACTGAAGAGGATGTCCGGGGTAGTGATATGATACCAGAGGTACGGACCATTAATGTCGCTGGTGATAGTATGGAGCATTCTTCGTTTCTTGATGAGAAGCAAGATGAGGGCACTGATGGTGATGCTTCAGTTGAAGATGGTTATAATTGGAGAAAATATGGACAAAATCAAGTTAAAGGAAGCGAGTATTCTCGGAGTTATTATACGTGCACTCATCCAAATTGTCTTGTCAAGAAGGAAATAGGGCGATATCATAAAGGTCATGTCATGGAAATTATATACAATGGGGCTCACAATCACCCAAAACCACTGCCAAACCGGATATCAGCCCTCGGATCTTCAAATTCATTTGGTAACATGCAACTAGACAATGTGGATCCAACTGGAACAGGTGTTAATGGTGAGCTGGCTTTGGAAACCATCCAACAGGGACATATTGCTGGAGGCCTTGAGGGGAAGAACGACAATCTTGATGAAACAACATTAGCAGATTTGCACTCTGAATACTGCAGGGGATCAACCACTTTACATTCAAATCAGCTGGAATCAGCGGATGTTGTTGACATATCATCTACTTTTTCTAACGATGAAGATGATCGTGGTACTCGTGGCAGTGCGTCCCTAGGTTGTGATGGTGAAAGAGATGAGTCTGAGTCTAAAATAAG GAAGATTGAGCTAGATGAAACAGATACGAGCGGCGCTAGCAAACCAATCAAGGAGCCAAGAGTTGTGGTGCAAACTATCAGTGAGATAGACATCATTGATGATGGATATCGCTGGCGCAAGTACGGGCAAAAGATGGTTAAAGGCAATCCATATCCTAG GAGTTACTACAAGTGCACAAACCCTGGCTGCAATATCAGGAAACACATCGAGAGGGCCCCATCTGATCTGAAGTCTGTTATCACCACTTATGATGGGAAGCACAACCATGACGCTCCTATAGAACGCAAAAGTAGCCAAGCTAGCTCAGGTATTTCAAAGTCTCGTTCCAACCCGAAAACTACTAATGCTAAAGGCCATGTAGGTAGGCCTGAACCTACACAAACTAAGAACACCAGAAAGCGCTATGGAAGGGCTCCCCCATTTGGCTCATTTGGTCCTACTTCAGGATTTAACAGTTCCGAAACTAACCAGCAGCAAGGTCTAACAGGTCTTGCTATGACCAGATTCAACTCTGATCAGCACCAGTTTTCAGTTCCTGTTAATCCACATACAAGATGGCCACAACCTGTGAACGATGCTGGTTTCGTGCTTCCAGAAGGAGAACCAATGCCAGATCCTAGTTTGAACTACTCCAATGCCTCATCAACTTATCAGGAAGTTATGAATGGATTGCCTCCTGGACCTCAGATGTAA